In a genomic window of Agarivorans albus:
- the cysZ gene encoding sulfate transporter CysZ, translating to MTQHSLASRSGISYIAQGFSLITQPGLRLFVMIPLIANILLFGAAFFFLYQQLGTWVQQIIDYLPSWLDWLSWLIWPTAIIAILMVFGFTFSIIGNWIAAPFNGLLAEKVEMHLSGKKVDDMSIVELIKDLPRIFSRELQKLWYWLPKALGLLLLFLIPAIGQTIAPVLWFLFCAWMMCIQYIDYPFDNHRIPFATMRDQLKQDRIRNSGFGAIVLFFSTVPLLNLIIMPVAVCGATAIWVDSYRDKLVEEKQ from the coding sequence ATGACGCAGCATTCGCTTGCTTCTCGCAGCGGAATTTCTTACATCGCCCAGGGTTTTAGCTTAATTACTCAACCTGGTCTTCGGCTTTTTGTGATGATTCCTCTAATCGCTAACATTCTGTTGTTTGGTGCAGCATTCTTCTTTTTATACCAACAGTTAGGCACTTGGGTTCAACAAATTATTGATTACTTACCAAGCTGGCTAGATTGGCTAAGCTGGTTAATTTGGCCAACGGCGATAATCGCTATTTTGATGGTGTTTGGTTTTACCTTTAGCATTATTGGAAACTGGATTGCAGCGCCTTTTAACGGCTTATTAGCTGAAAAAGTTGAAATGCACCTTAGTGGCAAAAAAGTCGACGACATGTCGATAGTCGAACTCATCAAAGATTTACCACGCATCTTCTCTCGAGAACTGCAAAAGCTGTGGTACTGGCTACCCAAAGCTTTGGGATTATTACTGTTGTTTTTAATCCCTGCCATTGGCCAAACTATTGCGCCTGTACTGTGGTTTTTATTCTGTGCTTGGATGATGTGCATTCAATACATTGATTACCCTTTTGACAATCATCGCATTCCATTTGCTACTATGCGTGATCAACTTAAGCAAGACCGCATTCGCAACAGTGGATTTGGGGCGATCGTTTTATTTTTTAGTACCGTACCCCTATTAAACTTAATTATCATGCCGGTGGCGGTATGTGGTGCCACAGCAATTTGGGTCGATAGTTATCGAGACAAGCTGGTCGAGGAGAAGCAATAA
- a CDS encoding HD-GYP domain-containing protein: MEKVARLASKHWLIAMVLFSIYGVQVCPFLEAQTPLQLLLPIIISFLVTLLARRFACLAIEKKPKEQQVSAQFTLDFSLFLIMALSIVSYNLMMFEPPWESNLKVILGLAALGFYVAADLALFKEWQIAQDLESAGQHLQIKPQPYSVSQKFSAFAAASAFVLAGVIFLVINKDLDWLVNVGSDLYPIEVAQRYIVIELSFVLLVVLAYVLRVISSYSRNLKRLLENENHSLAKVQAGQLDTQVTISSSDEFGLIAQRTNSMIASLQRSTLSLQQTRDIAIHSLATLAETRDNETGAHILRTQYYVKALAEALQNEQGFSNLLSPQIIDLIYKSAPLHDIGKVGIPDAILLKPGQLDDEQWQIMRQHPEIGADALAEAERQFGSEDAAFLQYAKEIALSHHEKWDGSGYPEGLAGNDIPLSARLMALADVYDALISKRVYKPAFSHDKAKQIILEGKGSHFDPAVVEAFCRCEQQFVEIAAQYSDKPECAA, translated from the coding sequence ATGGAAAAGGTTGCGCGTTTAGCAAGTAAGCACTGGCTAATTGCCATGGTGTTGTTTTCTATTTATGGCGTTCAAGTTTGTCCGTTTTTGGAAGCTCAAACGCCTCTTCAATTATTACTCCCTATCATTATTAGTTTTCTTGTCACCTTGTTGGCGAGGCGCTTTGCCTGTTTGGCAATAGAGAAGAAGCCAAAAGAACAGCAAGTAAGCGCCCAGTTCACTCTCGATTTTTCACTGTTTTTAATCATGGCCTTAAGCATCGTTAGTTATAACTTAATGATGTTTGAGCCGCCTTGGGAGTCAAACTTAAAGGTTATTTTAGGTTTGGCTGCTTTGGGCTTTTATGTAGCGGCAGATTTAGCCTTGTTTAAGGAGTGGCAAATTGCTCAAGACTTAGAGAGTGCTGGCCAACACTTACAGATTAAGCCGCAACCTTATTCTGTTAGTCAAAAGTTTTCAGCCTTCGCAGCGGCCAGCGCTTTCGTGCTAGCAGGTGTTATCTTTTTGGTGATTAATAAGGATTTAGATTGGTTGGTAAATGTTGGTTCAGATCTCTACCCGATTGAAGTGGCTCAGCGTTATATTGTTATCGAACTAAGCTTTGTATTGCTGGTGGTATTGGCCTACGTGCTAAGAGTAATAAGCAGTTACTCACGTAACCTAAAGCGTTTGCTAGAAAACGAAAATCATAGCTTGGCTAAGGTACAAGCCGGCCAATTAGATACTCAGGTCACCATTAGTAGTAGTGATGAATTTGGCTTGATAGCACAGCGCACTAATTCAATGATTGCTAGTTTACAACGCAGTACTTTGTCGCTTCAGCAAACGCGAGATATCGCCATTCACAGTTTGGCGACACTAGCAGAAACCCGTGACAATGAAACCGGCGCGCATATTCTACGTACCCAGTACTACGTTAAAGCCTTGGCTGAGGCACTGCAAAATGAGCAAGGTTTTAGCAATTTATTAAGCCCTCAGATTATTGATTTAATCTATAAGTCAGCCCCCTTACATGACATAGGAAAAGTGGGGATCCCAGACGCCATTTTACTTAAGCCCGGTCAACTTGATGATGAACAGTGGCAGATCATGCGCCAGCATCCTGAAATAGGAGCCGATGCTTTAGCCGAAGCTGAACGCCAGTTTGGCAGTGAGGATGCGGCCTTCCTGCAATATGCTAAAGAAATCGCTTTATCTCATCACGAGAAATGGGATGGAAGTGGTTACCCCGAAGGGTTAGCTGGAAATGACATTCCCTTAAGTGCGCGCTTAATGGCCTTGGCAGATGTTTATGATGCGCTCATTTCTAAGCGGGTATACAAACCTGCTTTTTCTCACGACAAAGCTAAGCAGATTATTTTAGAAGGGAAGGGCTCGCATTTTGACCCTGCAGTAGTTGAGGCATTTTGCCGATGCGAGCAGCAATTTGTCGAGATTGCTGCTCAATATAGTGATAAACCAGAGTGTGCCGCTTAG